From the genome of Streptomyces sp. NBC_01317, one region includes:
- a CDS encoding DUF2264 domain-containing protein, protein MTSVPPAPVPVSAGRTPAADRAHWERTADRLLLAVRPYATPDHSLVQLPGAASHNGTWSDGFEGFARTFLLAAFRLAGARGEDPHGLAEWYAAGLTAGVDPAHPGRWPTFKESNQAKVEAASVALALHETRPWIWDRLPGRVQEQLLEWLGAMAGTDMPANNWIWFQGVTEAFARGVGGTWRQDDLDRTIALTDDWYADEGWYSDGLTGGAHRNFDHYNGWAMHLYPLWFCRIMGDAAPPGLLDRYRARLRRFLEDQRLLVGANGSPLVQGRSMTYRFAALAPVWTGALFDATPLVPGETRRLASRMLDHFTAHGSTDDGGLLTLGWHRPFRGLLQTYSGPASPYWAAKGFIGLLLPPTHPVWTEEESPLAVEQHSFVRALKAPGWLVSGTASDGVVRVVNHGADHADPARPHSDDPCYARLTYSTHTAPEMPADPAGGPVDATATLVDADGRAAHRRPLERISVEGATGVSRSRAHWPADERWDPFGGPDTEYRVGPWVTVGSVVRGSVEIRLVRVDPGGSDEDGGPWRLRLGGWALAVDGEDGDVGVVTRPAVAFCPQSPDGLETPAGPEDTGGLGALSGVEAGGEHEMPDGLETPAGLEQAGGLRAPSGVEARGEHEMPGGIEVPAATVVGVDGLVSSVLGLRGFALAATRRSVDSNAFGARSATPVVWTGGPVESGVLYAAAVHLGGAALDPQDIPDVALRFEGPVADAVVTWPGGVRDTVRLPAPEESYRA, encoded by the coding sequence ATGACCTCCGTCCCCCCTGCCCCCGTCCCCGTCTCGGCCGGCCGCACCCCCGCCGCCGACCGCGCCCACTGGGAACGGACCGCCGACCGGCTGCTCCTGGCCGTACGCCCGTACGCCACCCCCGACCACTCGCTCGTCCAGCTGCCCGGCGCGGCCAGCCACAACGGCACCTGGAGCGACGGCTTCGAAGGCTTCGCCCGGACCTTCCTGCTGGCCGCCTTCCGCCTCGCGGGGGCGCGGGGCGAGGACCCGCACGGTCTGGCCGAGTGGTACGCGGCCGGCCTGACCGCCGGGGTCGACCCCGCGCACCCCGGGCGCTGGCCCACGTTCAAGGAGAGCAACCAGGCGAAGGTCGAGGCGGCCTCCGTCGCACTGGCCCTGCACGAGACCCGGCCCTGGATCTGGGACCGCCTCCCCGGCCGCGTCCAGGAACAACTCCTGGAGTGGCTGGGCGCCATGGCCGGCACCGACATGCCGGCCAACAACTGGATCTGGTTCCAGGGCGTGACCGAGGCCTTCGCGCGCGGTGTGGGCGGCACCTGGCGCCAGGACGACCTGGACCGCACGATCGCGCTCACCGACGACTGGTACGCGGACGAGGGGTGGTACTCGGACGGGCTCACCGGCGGCGCGCACCGCAACTTCGACCACTACAACGGCTGGGCCATGCACCTCTACCCGCTCTGGTTCTGCCGGATCATGGGCGACGCGGCGCCCCCGGGACTGCTCGACCGCTACCGCGCCCGCCTCCGGCGCTTCCTGGAGGACCAGCGGCTGCTCGTCGGCGCCAACGGCTCCCCGCTCGTGCAGGGCCGCTCGATGACCTACCGCTTCGCCGCGCTCGCCCCCGTATGGACCGGCGCGCTCTTCGACGCCACGCCGCTCGTCCCGGGCGAGACCCGCCGGCTCGCGTCCCGGATGCTCGACCACTTCACCGCGCACGGCTCCACGGACGACGGCGGGCTGTTGACCCTGGGCTGGCACCGGCCCTTCCGGGGCCTGCTCCAGACGTACTCGGGGCCGGCCTCGCCGTACTGGGCGGCGAAGGGGTTCATCGGGCTGCTGCTGCCTCCCACCCATCCGGTGTGGACGGAGGAGGAGAGCCCTCTCGCCGTCGAACAGCACTCCTTCGTACGGGCGTTGAAGGCGCCGGGCTGGCTGGTGTCGGGTACGGCTTCGGACGGTGTCGTACGGGTCGTCAACCACGGCGCCGACCACGCGGATCCGGCGCGCCCGCACTCCGACGACCCCTGCTACGCCCGCCTCACGTACTCCACCCACACCGCCCCCGAGATGCCCGCGGATCCGGCCGGGGGGCCGGTCGACGCGACCGCCACGCTGGTGGACGCCGATGGCAGGGCGGCGCACCGCCGTCCGCTGGAGCGGATCTCGGTCGAGGGCGCCACGGGTGTCTCCCGCAGCAGGGCGCACTGGCCGGCGGACGAGCGCTGGGACCCGTTCGGCGGCCCGGACACGGAGTACCGGGTCGGGCCGTGGGTCACGGTGGGGTCGGTGGTGCGGGGGTCGGTGGAGATCCGTCTGGTACGGGTGGATCCGGGCGGCTCGGACGAGGACGGGGGACCGTGGCGGCTGAGGTTGGGGGGCTGGGCGCTTGCGGTGGACGGGGAGGACGGGGACGTCGGGGTGGTGACGCGGCCTGCGGTGGCGTTCTGTCCTCAATCGCCGGACGGGCTTGAAACGCCGGCCGGTCCGGAGGACACGGGGGGTCTCGGGGCGCTGAGTGGCGTGGAAGCGGGTGGCGAGCACGAGATGCCGGACGGGCTTGAAACGCCGGCCGGTCTTGAGCAGGCGGGCGGCCTCCGGGCGCCGAGTGGCGTGGAAGCGCGTGGCGAGCACGAGATGCCGGGCGGGATCGAGGTGCCGGCCGCCACCGTCGTCGGTGTCGACGGGCTTGTCTCCAGTGTTCTCGGGCTGCGCGGCTTCGCCCTCGCCGCCACGCGTCGCTCCGTCGACAGCAATGCCTTCGGAGCCCGTTCCGCCACCCCCGTGGTGTGGACCGGGGGGCCCGTCGAGTCCGGCGTGCTCTATGCCGCCGCCGTCCACCTGGGGGGCGCCGCGCTGGACCCGCAGGACATCCCGGACGTGGCCCTCCGCTTCGAGGGGCCCGTCGCCGACGCCGTCGTGACCTGGCCCGGCGGGGTCCGCGACACCGTACGGCTCCCCGCCCCGGAGGAGTCGTACCGTGCATGA
- a CDS encoding RNA polymerase sigma factor SigF yields MTTGTVRAVGVERTAERSEDVLPRIDDPSKVAPKDARALSKLFFDQLMVLEEGTREYQYARNTLIEMNRSLVRFAAGRFRNRGGGDMEDIIQVGTIGLIKAIDRFDLSREVEFTSFAVPYIVGEIKRFFRDTSWAVHVPRRLQELRVELAKAKEHLATGLDRDPTVKELAELLDIDEEEVIEGLVATNGYTAGSLDMPTGDEGQSGSGRTFADVLGEPDPAMEKVENLHALAPLLEQLDERERSIVEMRFGREMTQSQIGTELGVSQMHVSRLLNRIISQLRAGMLVEE; encoded by the coding sequence ATGACAACCGGAACTGTGCGTGCTGTCGGGGTGGAGAGGACGGCCGAGCGGTCGGAGGACGTACTGCCGCGGATCGACGACCCGAGCAAGGTCGCTCCGAAGGACGCCCGCGCGCTGTCCAAGCTCTTCTTCGACCAGCTCATGGTTCTGGAGGAGGGCACGCGCGAATACCAGTACGCCCGTAACACGCTCATCGAGATGAACCGTTCGCTCGTCCGCTTCGCCGCGGGCCGCTTCCGCAACCGGGGCGGCGGCGACATGGAGGACATCATCCAGGTCGGCACGATCGGCCTGATCAAGGCGATCGACCGGTTCGACCTGTCCCGCGAGGTCGAGTTCACCTCCTTCGCGGTGCCGTACATCGTCGGCGAGATCAAGCGCTTCTTCCGTGACACCAGCTGGGCCGTGCACGTGCCGCGCCGGCTCCAGGAACTGCGGGTCGAGCTGGCGAAGGCCAAGGAGCACCTGGCCACGGGCCTGGACCGGGACCCGACCGTCAAGGAGCTCGCGGAGCTGCTGGACATCGACGAGGAAGAGGTCATCGAGGGCCTCGTCGCCACGAACGGCTACACCGCCGGTTCGCTGGACATGCCGACCGGTGACGAGGGCCAGAGCGGCAGCGGCCGGACCTTCGCCGACGTGCTGGGCGAGCCGGACCCCGCGATGGAGAAGGTCGAGAACCTGCACGCCCTGGCGCCGCTGCTGGAGCAGCTGGACGAGCGGGAGCGCAGCATCGTCGAGATGCGCTTCGGCCGGGAGATGACGCAGTCGCAGATCGGTACGGAGCTGGGCGTGTCCCAGATGCATGTGTCGCGGCTGCTGAACCGCATCATCTCGCAGCTCCGCGCGGGGATGCTCGTCGAGGAGTGA